In Chryseobacterium camelliae, one DNA window encodes the following:
- a CDS encoding sensor histidine kinase, protein MALNSDGIIARYWQFNIGEYGYQFLYNMGFCILLLYLNLSQGKFLSVYRENKQYWRLYTFNVLILVAAIILGSTIHSLLFGTPQLTGGRIRGYFARFLLSSIMIAVVIRLILLMRESRNKDLINEQLNSAYLKAQLQLLQEQLNPHFLFNTLSSLSAIVRENPNLAQNYILHLSKIFRYTLVHSGNNMVSLEKELEHLKSYIQLVKMRLENAFQIHVNISKDCINKQILHLSLQPLVENAVKHNKATLSNPLTVEIFEEDKWLIIRNNLQPSISETEGTGLGLTNLNERYKLQLHKEIEIFQTKEHFIVKLPLL, encoded by the coding sequence ATGGCCCTTAACAGTGATGGGATTATCGCCCGTTACTGGCAGTTCAATATTGGGGAATATGGCTATCAGTTTTTGTATAATATGGGATTCTGCATTTTGTTACTGTATCTCAATCTGTCCCAGGGTAAGTTTCTGAGTGTTTATAGAGAAAACAAACAATATTGGAGACTCTATACATTCAATGTCTTGATTTTGGTGGCAGCTATTATACTGGGAAGCACGATCCATTCTTTACTTTTTGGAACTCCCCAACTTACAGGAGGAAGAATCAGAGGATATTTTGCCCGGTTTTTGCTCAGCAGTATCATGATTGCAGTCGTTATCCGCCTTATTCTTCTGATGCGTGAAAGCAGAAATAAGGACCTTATCAACGAACAGCTGAATTCCGCTTACCTTAAGGCACAACTACAATTGCTCCAGGAACAGCTTAACCCGCATTTTCTATTCAATACATTGAGCAGCCTTTCTGCTATAGTAAGAGAAAATCCAAATCTGGCTCAAAACTATATTCTCCATCTTTCCAAAATCTTCAGATATACGCTGGTTCATTCAGGTAACAATATGGTAAGTCTCGAGAAAGAGCTTGAACATCTGAAATCTTATATCCAACTGGTAAAAATGCGGCTGGAAAATGCATTTCAGATTCATGTCAATATCAGCAAAGATTGTATAAATAAACAAATTCTTCATTTATCACTGCAACCCCTGGTGGAAAATGCTGTTAAACATAACAAAGCTACCCTTTCAAATCCTTTAACCGTAGAGATTTTTGAAGAAGACAAATGGCTTATTATCCGAAATAATCTCCAGCCCTCCATCAGTGAGACAGAAGGCACCGGGCTTGGTCTTACCAACCTGAATGAGAGATACAAACTACAACTCCATAAAGAAATAGAGATTTTCCAGACGAAAGAACATTTCATCGTAAAGCTTCCCTTATTATGA
- a CDS encoding LytR/AlgR family response regulator transcription factor → MKKYLHIVIIEDEAATARNLEYILKEINPEIQIVKTLPSIAEAVDWFRLNNSVYNLIFSDIRLSDGLSFEIFRQVSIKKPVIFVTAYNDYAIEAFRNNGIDYVLKPFDGEEIQRTLLKYDTLIADDSKNGQDKTEFLLKELQYTTRQYKKSFLIHYCGRLIPVDAAKINWFHTANEIVYAHMADGRQYVMEYTLEQLEHELDPTLFFRANRQFIINKNSVDAVEYFFNGRLLVKIHPLPQEQILVSKAKAMHFRKWLDQ, encoded by the coding sequence ATGAAAAAATATTTACATATTGTAATTATCGAAGATGAAGCTGCAACCGCAAGAAATCTTGAGTATATCCTGAAAGAAATCAACCCGGAAATCCAAATTGTGAAGACTTTACCAAGTATAGCAGAAGCAGTGGATTGGTTCAGATTAAACAATAGTGTTTATAATCTTATATTTTCAGACATAAGGCTTTCTGATGGGTTATCATTTGAAATCTTCAGACAGGTAAGCATAAAAAAACCCGTTATTTTTGTTACGGCATATAATGATTATGCTATCGAGGCCTTTCGTAACAACGGCATTGATTATGTGCTAAAACCTTTTGATGGAGAAGAAATACAGCGGACTTTACTTAAATATGACACGCTTATTGCTGATGATTCAAAAAATGGACAGGACAAAACAGAATTTCTACTAAAGGAGCTGCAATATACAACAAGGCAATATAAAAAATCCTTCCTTATTCATTACTGCGGCAGGCTTATCCCTGTTGACGCGGCTAAAATCAATTGGTTCCATACCGCAAATGAAATAGTATATGCACATATGGCTGATGGCAGACAATATGTAATGGAATATACCCTGGAACAGCTGGAACATGAGCTCGATCCTACTCTCTTTTTCCGGGCTAACCGCCAATTCATTATCAACAAGAATTCTGTAGATGCAGTAGAATATTTCTTTAATGGGAGACTGCTGGTCAAAATACATCCGCTACCTCAGGAACAAATCCTTGTCAGTAAGGCAAAAGCGATGCATTTTAGAAAGTGGCTGGATCAATAA